A single genomic interval of Candidatus Zixiibacteriota bacterium harbors:
- a CDS encoding PEP-CTERM sorting domain-containing protein, protein MERFVSTTKLTALAILTVLAILCLSYTNAYGNPMVLGFHKPNTSLTTSGSTTNSLVNSTTDRIGDQFDRDIYTPEQNNQDGSLPPTTVPEPATILLLGAGLAGLRMLKRRS, encoded by the coding sequence TTGGAACGATTTGTTAGTACCACCAAACTTACCGCGCTGGCAATCTTGACCGTGCTCGCGATCCTGTGCCTGAGCTACACGAACGCTTACGGCAATCCGATGGTGCTGGGCTTCCACAAGCCGAACACCAGCCTGACCACTTCGGGCTCGACGACCAACTCGCTGGTCAACAGCACAACTGATCGCATCGGCGACCAGTTTGATCGCGACATCTACACCCCCGAGCAGAACAACCAGGACGGCAGCCTGCCGCCGACGACGGTTCCCGAACCGGCGACGATTCTGCTCCTGGGCGCCGGTCTGGCCGGCCTGCGCATGCTGAAACGGCGGAGTTAG